The Arachidicoccus terrestris genome includes the window AAGCCGCCATACGCATCGACAACGGTAGAATCCAATTCAGGCCACGCCTGATTATTTTCCCCGCGGTCATAGAAGATGTCAGGCTGGGATTCAAATTTGCAGTCACACACAATCTGCCGTTCTCCGTTAAAGGAGGTGGTCATAGCGCTGCCGGCTATTGTATGAATGAAGGAGGCGTTGTCATGGCTATGAAGAATCTTAATAAAATCACTTTCAATCCGAAAAATGAAAGCGTTACCGCAGAAATGGGCGTCATCTGGTATGATGTATATAAGTTCATGCAGGAGACCGGCACCGGCCTTGTTCCTGTTGGCGGCGGCTGCCCCACGGTTGCCCCGCCCGGTTTTATGCTGGGGGGCGGTTATAGCTTTGTCTCCAGATCTTATGGCATGAGCATCGACAATCTGCTAAGTTTGAAAATTATAACACCGGACGGGGAGTTAAGACATATCGGCGTCCACAGTAGCGCGCAAGATGATATTGATCTGTTCTGGGCCTGCCGCGGGGGCGGTGGCGGCAATTTTGGCATCGTTACGGAAATGGAAATGCGGGTCAGGAAACCCAATAGCGAGAAAATGCTCGTGGGCCAGATCAGATATCCCCTGGAGCAGGCTGAGGAGGTGCTGGGCTATTATAATGACTGGGTGGAAGGCCTGCCGGACGCTATGGCTGTCTACGGTTATATGGGCAACCAAAAAGATCTTATAGACAAGACCACCAATATCAAGGTCATAGGTCTGACACCGGTTTTCAACGGCGACTGTAAAGAAGGCGTAGATCTACTGCAAGGCTTACTCAAACTAAAACCCATCAATGCGGATCTATATAATATGACGCTGCCAGAGTGGGAGTTTTACAATGGATACACCACCATTGTCGACGGCAGAAGCTCCTATATACGTTCCTCCGTCCTGCCACCGAAGGGTATGAACAACAAAGTCGCCAAAGTCATACAGGACGCCATGAAACACGCACCCTCTCCCGACAGCTTTGCGGTCTGGACGCATGCGGGTGGCGCTATTGAGAAGGTACCGGCTGACGGCACCGCCTATGTCCATCGGCAGAGCCGCTTCATTCCGGAAATAAAATCTATCTGGGACTTAAACAAACCCGGAGATACGCTGGAAAATGTTGAGTGGGCCTATTCTTTCTTTGAGGCGCTAAGCAAGGCCGGCAATGCTACCGGGGCCTATGTCAATTACATCGACCCGCTATTGCATGACTGGCAGCAACAGTATTATGGCAGTAATTACAAGCGGCTCATGAATATCAAAAAAACAATAGACCCCAATAATTATTTCCATTTTCAGCAAAGCGTCGGATCTCCTTTCAATCCATCAAAGAAGCTGACAGACCTGAGTCCCCTAAACCGGACGCAGCTTATCCCAGATGCATAAACAATATAAAACACCGTCCTATGACTCCACAAGAAATTATCGACCTGTTACACCTCAAACCTAATCCGGAAGAAGGCGGCTATTATGCTGACACCTATACGGCGGCCATAAAGATCCCCAACAGAGATCTGCCCGGATTTGCGCCCACCAGGGAAGAGCGTGCTATATGCAGTGCTATATACTATTTTCTGGAGCAAAACGACTTCTCGGCCATGCACAAAGTTACCGGAGATATGCTCTACCATTTTTACAACGGAGATCCCGTTGAAATGCTCCTGCTATATCCCGAGGGCTTTGCCAAAAAATCGGAAACCTGTATATTCAGCGGTGACCTGCGTATCTGCAATAACCCGATGAAACTGATCCCCGGCGGTACCTGGTTAGGGTCGCGTTTGTTACCAAAAGGTTCATATGCCTTAATGGGTGTTACCATGTCTCCGGGATTTAATCCCGCCGACTACACGATTGGGAACCGGCAGGAACTCATCCGGCAGTACCCGGAACAAGCGCAACTGATCACAGCGCTGACACGGGACTAATCAGGGGAATAACAATCTTTTGCACCTGATAAATATAACAGCTAAATACCGCTGCCACACGGCCCTATTTGGCCGCAAGTGGCAACCATACTTCCATATCCGCACGGCCTCTGTTTTCCCAGCTGTAGTACGGAATCAGGCGAACCTTAACCGGCCTGCTGGCTTTATTTGTCAGGGGATAATAAAGCGCATTTTTATTTTTTGCTTCGGGCTTCAGATAAGCTGTTGTTTCCAGCGTGGTAATCTGCTGTGGCCCGATCTGTATCTGTCTGGTTACCCACTCGCTGTTTTTATCGATGGTAACATCCGTAATATCCGTACCAGCCGGTAAGTCTTTAGATTCCAGGCAATATACAATGGGGCCACGTTGAATGGCCACCTGCCCCCTATTGGCTTCTACCAGCGGGTTAGCCGCCATTAGTTTTACTTCCATCGGTAATTCAAGCTCAATTGTATCTCCGGATTTCCATTTTCTTGTAAGAGGAAAATAACTGCCGGCAACGATATCACCTGTCACTTCTTTACCGTTTACGCGAATACTGGCCTCATGGGCCCAGCCCGGGATTCTGAGATGCACAGTAAACAGTCCCTCAGGCATCTTTTTAAGCGCCAGCATAATATTTCCATTCCAGGGATAGTTCGTCACTTCATGAATGGAGATCGTTTCACCGTCCGCAGTTTTTGTGGACAACTGATTAGCGCCATAGAGATGTAAATACAAGCCATCTTTTCCTATGCCGTACAAATAATCGCTGGCTTCCGCAATCGTCCTTACGACGTTGGGCGGGCAGCAAAAGGAATAGCCGATATAGGGATCACGGGGCAGTTCAGACCAGCGGAGCGTGAAAGGCTGACTGCGGTTATAGGCCAATGGATTGGCATATAAAAATGTTTTACCGTCCAGGCTAATGCCGGATAATACACTGTTATACAAAGTCCGCTCTAACACATCCGCATATTTTTCATCTGCCGTTATCTGTAACATACGCCAATTCCAGAGCATATTGCCGATATTCGCGCAAGTCTCATCGTGGGCCGTATAATTGGGCAATTGATAGGGTCTGCCATAGGCCTGTGCCACCTGCTGAATTTCTGAGGGGTGATAGGAGGTGCCGTCCGGTGATACGCCGTCATAAAGTGCCCCGCAACCACCGGTTATATACATTTTTCGATTCACCACATCCTGCCAAATGGCCCCCAATGGCTTTATCAGACTACTGTCCCCTGTTTCCAGAAAAACATCGGCAGCACCCGCATAAAGATAGTTCGCCCTGACGGCATGACCTACAGCCGTCTTTTGTTGTCTGAATGGGATACGGTCCTGATTCTGGTCAGTTCCGTTGGTCACGCCGTCACGAAGGTCCATCAGCTTTTGAGCTAATTCCAGGTATTTTTTCTTGCCTGTGGTCCGATACAGCTCAATCACACCCATATAATGCGCCGGACAAATAGCACTCCTGGCAAGTGTCGGCGAAGAGTGAGTATAATACTGCTGTAGAAAACCTGCCGCTTTCTCCGCCACATTCAACAGTGTTGTTTTGCCGGTCGCCCGGTAATACACACAGGCCGTTGTCATGAGGTGACCCAGATTATAGGCCTCGAAACTGAGGGTATCGCCAAAGACTTTTAAAGAGTCAGGATGTTCCCGGGCCGTAATCTGTACCTGTGTTCCCAGATAACCGTCCGGGCGCTGCGCTTTTGCGATCACACGGATAATACCATCCATAAGCTTACCCAGCTCGGGAGATTTTGTGTGTGCATATACCGCCGCGGCCCCTTCCAGCCATTTCAGGAAGTCTCCATCCATAAACGGAGGACCGATATGAATACCCGTATCCAGTCCTGCAGCGATCTTAAAATTTTTATACCCGTGGCTAAGCGTATCATTATTAAACAAATGCCACATATTGGGAATCATAGAAGTATCACAGACCTTAAACCAATCCGCCCAAAAACCGCTGGTCCATTGCACATCCTGCATGGGTACACCTTCCAATTTAGCAAAAGGGCTATTTTTCGTATCTGTGATCCCTGCTTTCTGATCTAATCCCTGACTCCTGGCTGTGGAGGTAAACAGTAGGAGAAGCATCAGGCATGCATAGATTACAAATGTACTTCTTACATTTATTCTGACCGACCCAAATTTTGACTTCTTCATTAGAGAACATTAAATTATATAAATATTAAAATGGTTTAATTATCAGTGATCAATCCTACAGATCCCTTCTATTGATCTTTAGGATAAACATCTTCCACGATCAAACGGACCGGTCCCAATAAACCTGCCGGCAGCGGGCCACGTTTTTCCAGATTGAATGGTGCGGTAGTCCAGGTCTGCCTTTCGGATGCAGGCAATTTCTGATCGGCGATAATACGGTTGGACCATGTATTGGCCACTTTTATTTCCAGATGATTGTTGCCTACTTTCAGCGCTTTTGTAATATCTACCTGATAGGGCGCCGTCCAGGCTACGCCACAGTCTATGCCATTTAGACGAATACCGGCGATATTATTGACCTTTCCGAGTGTCAGAAAGGCTATTTTATGACTCAGTGAGCCGCCACCGGCTGCACCTTTCCAGTTAAAGTTCAACAAATAAGTAGCTACACCTGAATAGTGGCGGATACTCTCCAAAGCGTTCTGTGTCCAATCCGTTAAACGGTCAAACAGGACCGGCTCTGCCGGCCCGCCACGCCTCGGATCAAACTGCACCTTCCAGGCACCGGACAATTCCAGTGTTTGCCTTGATTCATTAACTTCTTCAACGCTTTTACCCGTGGCGCCGGCTGGCACGGTCTTGCTTTTTTTCAATAAAACAAATACCGACCCGTTTGCTGGCAGTTGCAGGCCTACCGTTGTTTTTTCCTTATCGGTTTTCCAACGGCTGACAGGTAAATAACGGGCCTGTACCGGATCATACAGCAACGGCACCTTCGCCCCTTCTCTTAAGGTTATTTGAAATCGTCTGGCAGTGTCTGTCTGATTGGCGACAAAATAAAGGTCTGTTGCGCCCACAGAATCCAGATTGGGCACATCGCTATTACTTTTCAAAGTCGTTTTATCTACATGATCCAGCTGCCGGTGATTCCAGGCAATGCCTTTTAGCGGCAGGCCTTTCTCCCCTGTCGCCTGAAAATCTCTTTCAATACCTATCCCATTAAAATCCTTTCTGGTATAAGGACCATATAATACCTCACCCTTTCCTACTTTTCTGACATAACCGGAAGAGGAATGATCATCAAAAAAACGTCTGGTTCCGATCAGTTCCTTTATCAACGCTCTGAGCGTATCGCCTGAATATATACCTTCCGCCTGTCCTTGCGGAAACCTCGGATACCGGTCCACCAAAATACGGGCGCCTGCCTTGACAAGTTGCAATAGTTTTCTGGCCACCACTACGCTCATATACTGGTGATTGGGATCCATCTTATCCAGTCTTGGCAAAACAAGTATTCCATAACTGGCACCTCCGGGAAGTACAATGCGCCCCGACCGAACGGTCGCCAGACGCAAAAGCGCATCACGGTTGATCGCATCGTATTTATAGCCATGTAGTGGATCCACCCAATCCTTGGCTGTTGTAATCCCGGCAGAAGAAGTCACTTTTTCCGGAATATGCTGCATGGGGTTCCCTTCGTTAGTCAATCTTTTTCTTTCTTGCGACAATCGCTCGTCGCTGAAAATTCCGGGCAACGTGGATACCAGCCTATCGGGCAAGACAGCTCTTGAAGGAAGCTCTTCCCCGTTGAAAACAACGACATCTGTTACCGGAACACCCTGTTGTAACAAGGCCTGACACCTTCTCGTATAGTCCATCCAACCATGGGCCATGGGCCACCAGGTCTGGTTGCGCTGAAAATACAGGCCGACGCCGCCGAGTGTCATTCCCGGTTCCCTGTTCAGCCATGGATTTTCTCCGAAAACATGAAACACCAGACGGTTGACTCCCAAAGCATAATGGTGGTCCTGCAAAGTCTTTAACATAGCCGGATACTCATCCCATTTATTCCTGAGTTCAGTAAAAGCCTCCGCCTGAATAATTCTCCTTCCATAGATATGGCCTCCCGAAATCGCATCCCGTATATCATTAGGCTTATCATGTGTCGGGCTTCGCAACCAGAATTCCCCCATCGGAAAATCAACCTGATCAAAATGCCGGATCCCATCGGCAACCATAATAGGTGCGGTGCATTCAGCAGCCACTTTATATCCTTTGGAATGTGCCAGATCCGCCAGCGTCGTAAAATAATTTTCGTTCAGTAAATCAGCAATGGTCAGCCGTATATCATGTAAAAAATCTTCTGATTTCCGGGCCGACCCCACGGGATAACCCGCCATAACCGGCAGATAATCGAGCGGGTCATAGCCGCGCTTTTCCTTAAACGCCTTTCGAAATACCGGCGACCAGTTCTGGGAGCCGCATTCCCAGCTATCCATATAGAAGACTTTCAATACCCGGGACGATAAGTCCGGTCCCAGTCGCCGAATGACTTTACCAAACCAATTGTCAAACTGTAATTGTACCGCTACCGGATTGAGCTTATCACATTCCAGCCCCTGGCCACCGCCGGCGGTGGCATTCTTCATACCGGTAGAACTGTGACCCATCCTTAAAATGGTCCATTGCCCTGCAGGGACTTTCCAGCGAAGTCGGCCATCCGGCTGCAGCGCATCTGTAATATTCAGCAACCGGGGCCGCGCAATACAGTCATTATCGGGAATCAGTACTGAATCCGCCCTATCGGAAATCCGCCACACCGCACCTGATTTACCCTCGAAGTGGGGTATTTGAGAACGGGAACCTAATCTAAGGCCCGTCAGCTTTAAACTGGGACTCCATTTTGCATCATCCAGATCCTCGCTGCCGGGTTCTGTTCCGGCAGGATCATATACGAACCGAAAATATCTTGACCTTACAGCCGGGATCGTATAATGCACCGGATAGGTATAGTCTTGCCATCCGCTGCGGGCTGGTTTCAGCCTTGTAAAAAACCGGTAGTTTTGACCGTCGTCGCTAATCCATATGCTCAGCCTTTTTGCCTGAAAAGTAACGCCCTTGGTTGTTATATCCACCGTCCTGCAGGTAAAAGGTTCCTTAAAGCGGTATTCAATCCAACAAGGTTTCTTATAGGAAAAGTTCTCAGTATTGCCCGGAACGACCAGCTTACCGGCATCCTGCCCTTCAGCGTTAGTTCTTACTTCAGGTCTGATGTTATCGGTTGAGCTGTCTCCCCCCCTCAAAGCGGGAAAGGCATATACCGCGATATCCTCATAGTAATTTTCACGAATATTTTTAGGCCGGGGCAATACTAACGGTTGGGTACTGCCACCTTCGATTGTTGTGTCTGCCCAAACCACTCTTTGCATGGATAATTCCGGGGTGATCCAGGGGCCCCCGGCAGTAGCAAACCCGTCTCCCACATGCATTCCTAATTTAAGACCCAGGCTATCGGCGATCTGGAAGGTCTTTTTGATCTTTGTCCACCAGACCGGTGTTAATTGCACAACAGGCGGATCTATCAATAAAGAATCCGCCTTACCCCTTATACATACCAGATAGGCACCTGCAATGCCTTGCTCTTTCATCGCGATCAGGTCTGCCCTGATCCCCGCTTCAGAAACGCTGGCATCCATCCAATACCACAACACCCAGGGCTTTGCCGGATTATAATTCTCGCCTGCCGGGATGACGGCAAAATGTTGCTTACGTAAAGCAGGTTGCCCGCTTAATTCACGTACCGAACAAAGGCTGGCAGGCAAAAGCAATATAAAAAGCCATTGAAAGTATTTTCTCCTTACATAATTACTGTGCATACTAAATTTGATCAAAATGATCCCGGGTTTTATTTTAAGTGATATTACCTGTCCGTATTTAAGAAAAATAAGGGTTGTTTCGTATGTCCTTAAAACGCTGAACGATTCGTGTAAATTTACAGATTCGACACCGAAAAAACCTTTAATTTATTAGCATTTTTTATAGGATAATTTATCCATTTATTGGCGAATTTACTCATATTCAGCTCTTTAATATCCCGGCATCGATTGCATAGATTCCAGGCGGGATTAGGCATATCTTTCATAAATTTGTTAATGACATTTAGGGTGGTTATTTCACGCACCTGAATCAAGATTTAAAAGCAAAAAAGTAATTACAAAAAAGAAAAAAGGTTCTTCTATAAGAACGATTTTTCATCACTTATCAGGTAATCCGTCTTTCCTAAATATTTATAGATCATGAAACCCCAATTCCATAAAGTACCCCTGCTGGCCAATAGTTCTTATGTTGCACGACATGAATACAAGCGTCAACAAACAGAGACCAGCTGGCATTACCATCCGGAGATGGAGTTGGTATATATCAAACGTGGCAGCGGGTCGCGCTATATTGGTAATAATATTTCTCCGTTTGCTGCCGGAGAAGTTATATTGCTGGGTGAAAACATACCGCATATCTGGCGGTTCAACAAAGACAATTCCGCAAAAAGTTTCCAAATGGATGCGGAAGCCCTGTCTATTCATTTTCATCAGGAATGCCTGGGTAAAGATATTTTTCAATTGCAGGAAGCCTATCTATTGCCCCGCCTGTTCGAAAAGGCAAAGAGCGGGCTATTGATTGAAGGCGATGCCAGAGCAAAAGTAGCCACACTGATGCAGGAAGCATTAGAGGCAACAAATCTGGACCGGATCATCATCTTACTAAAGATACTGAAAACCCTGGCCGAGTCATCTGATTTAAGCCCGATTTGCATTTCTCACAATGTACCGCCGAAATCAAGTGAATATGATCAGGCCAGACTCAATGAGATCTGTGCCTATACGCTCTCTAACTACAAAAATGATATTACCCTGGAAGAAATATCTGCGATCAGTCACCTTAGTACCACTTCTTTCTGTAGGTATTTTAAATCCATGACCAAGAAGACCTATTATAATTTCCTCAATGAAATCCGGGTCAGCCAGGCATGCAAACTACTGATTGAAGACAAGATCCCTACCAATATCATCTGTTTCGAAAGCGGATTCAATAATATTTCCAACTTTTACAGACATTTTAAAAAAGTAACGGGTGTAACGCCCTTTGAATATAAGAAAAAATACCTGAGTTGCTAGACGGCAGCTTTCTGTAAATTCAGGCATAAAAAAATCCTTTAGTCGATGCATTTCACTAAAGGATTTTTTACTTCTGTCCAGACGGCAGTGGCGCCTGTCTCGTCGTGCCCTATTGCCTTTTGTACTTAACGGGGCCACTTATGCCTATATCCGGGATCAGATAAAAACCATATTGATAATTTTTAGCGGGTATCATGTATTCAGGCAGTGGCATGGCGATGGGGCTCCAGCTATCATTGCCACCGACCCCCATTTGTTTCAGGTCAATATTCAGTGTAATATAACCGGCATTTTCCAGATCAGTCGTATGCCGCGCTTTATTAATATTTGCTTCTGTATAAGGCCAGGCACTCATACTCAAAAGGCTATCGGCGACTACCCTCAAACCGAGGCCTCCGGATGAAGGCTTTTTTGCGGAGGCCAGATACATCCACCGGACATCGGTCCGGTTAGCACTTTCCTGCGGTACTACGTAAGGTTCCATAAAGGCGGCGGAAGCTAAAGGCATTTGATATATCCCGGCCATAAAGCCGGTCCTTCGATCAATATAATTAGCCAGCGGCCCCCTGCCGTACCAGCTTATATGAGACAGGCGCTCCTCAATCCCCATCTGCATCCCTATCTTGGGAAGATCCGGCAAACCTTTTTGAAGCGGCCGGAACTGTTGTTGCACATGTATCAGGCCATCCGGATATATCCGGTAAGTAACAACGACACTTGCCTTACCGCCCAAAACGCTGTAATCAGATTGAAGGGTTATCTGACCCGTGGCAGCCGTTCCGGCTTCAGGCGGAAGCACACGTATATCTTTCAGTCTAATCTCAGGATGGTACCAGGGTGCCAGTAATTTATCCGATTTCCAGCCGCGTCGGTCATTATCTGTCAGCGGACGGCTAAAATGCGGCATCAGCGGTGCCTTGACAAAATCAACACCACCTCTGTTATAGCCATCCATGGCGCCGTTTTCTCTGGAAAAGCTGGCTTCAAAACCGTCGCCCCTGAGTAGATAATGACTGACCGTTTCCTGAATTTTCAGTGCAGCATATTTTTCTTTCTTTTCCACCGGTTTTGCTAACAGTGCCGGCCCCGATGCCGCAGTTCTTACCACGGGTCCGGTAATAGCCAGTTGATCCTGGGCGATTTCAAATCCCGAAGGCGCCCATAGGGTCTCTTTTTTCAACGTCCATCGAATATTCAAAAGATACTCATGACCGGCCGTATCTTTTATGAGCGGCGTCAACCACGACGCCAGCGCGACATTTCGCTGGCCGCCAGCCCTTAGACCGGCTAGTGAACCGGGAATCGATTTATGTGCAATGGCTTTTCCATCACGAAGCAGCGTCAGTTCACCGGCATACTTCGATAAGTCCTGCTGCGCACTGCGGTTCAGAATGGACACCGTATAATGGCCGGTGTCAGCCCAGCTGCAATGCACCGGCTGAAAAACATGTTTGCATTCATAGATAGCCGCTTTGGGCCGGCCATCTGCCGCTACAATACCTTTAATCGTAAAATCATCATAATACTTTTCACCAAAATCACCACCATACGCATAGTAAGGTTTCCCTTCCCCAGTCCGTTTCAAAAGTCCCTGGTCTTTAAATTCCCAGATGCACCCTCCGATCACTCTTTTAGTGGACCGGAATATATCCCAGAACTCTGAAAGGTTTCCGTTGGAATTTCCCATGGCATGGCTATATTCCACAAAGAAAATAGGCCGGTTGTCCCCATTTTTCTGTCCGGCCAGTAAGGCGGGTGTAAAAATACCGGGATACATTCTCGAAACAATATCTACATAGGGTTGATCAACCGGATTTTGAAGACGGTGGGAATGATCCACCGGTTTAGGATACCTGGGATCTCCCGGCGGTATATAGCCTTTTGCCTGTGGCGTCCCTTGTGCAGGTTCATAATGAACCGGGCGTGTAATATCAAAATCATGCACCCATCCAGCCATTGCAGCGTGGTTGGGCCCACGACCCGACTCATTGCCTAGTGACCAGATAATCACACTGGGATGATTCTTGTCCCTGTTGACCATCCGTGTAACCCTTTCCAGATACGCCGCCGTCCATCTGGGGTCGTTACTTAATTTGGAACCCAGTCCATGTGTTTCAAGATTGGCCTCATCGATGACCAGTATGCCATACTGATCACAGAGATCATAAAAATAAGGATCATCCGGATAGTGACTGGTGCGGATGCAGTTAAAATTAAACCGCTTAATCGTCTGTACATCTTTTCGAATATCTGCCCTCGACAGGGCTTTACCTTTTACAGGGTCATGTATGGGCCTGTTCACGCCATATAAATAAGTCACTTTTCCATTGATCAGCAGCTTGCCGGACGCTTTAGAAAAGGCCACCGAGCGAAAGCCCACTTTTGTACTTTTCGCCTCCAGCAGCCTGCCCTTACCATCATAAAGGCTAAAGACCAGGGTATAGAGATACGGGTCTTCATCACTCCATAAATGCGGATGATC containing:
- a CDS encoding glycosyl hydrolase, with amino-acid sequence MIKFSMHSNYVRRKYFQWLFILLLPASLCSVRELSGQPALRKQHFAVIPAGENYNPAKPWVLWYWMDASVSEAGIRADLIAMKEQGIAGAYLVCIRGKADSLLIDPPVVQLTPVWWTKIKKTFQIADSLGLKLGMHVGDGFATAGGPWITPELSMQRVVWADTTIEGGSTQPLVLPRPKNIRENYYEDIAVYAFPALRGGDSSTDNIRPEVRTNAEGQDAGKLVVPGNTENFSYKKPCWIEYRFKEPFTCRTVDITTKGVTFQAKRLSIWISDDGQNYRFFTRLKPARSGWQDYTYPVHYTIPAVRSRYFRFVYDPAGTEPGSEDLDDAKWSPSLKLTGLRLGSRSQIPHFEGKSGAVWRISDRADSVLIPDNDCIARPRLLNITDALQPDGRLRWKVPAGQWTILRMGHSSTGMKNATAGGGQGLECDKLNPVAVQLQFDNWFGKVIRRLGPDLSSRVLKVFYMDSWECGSQNWSPVFRKAFKEKRGYDPLDYLPVMAGYPVGSARKSEDFLHDIRLTIADLLNENYFTTLADLAHSKGYKVAAECTAPIMVADGIRHFDQVDFPMGEFWLRSPTHDKPNDIRDAISGGHIYGRRIIQAEAFTELRNKWDEYPAMLKTLQDHHYALGVNRLVFHVFGENPWLNREPGMTLGGVGLYFQRNQTWWPMAHGWMDYTRRCQALLQQGVPVTDVVVFNGEELPSRAVLPDRLVSTLPGIFSDERLSQERKRLTNEGNPMQHIPEKVTSSAGITTAKDWVDPLHGYKYDAINRDALLRLATVRSGRIVLPGGASYGILVLPRLDKMDPNHQYMSVVVARKLLQLVKAGARILVDRYPRFPQGQAEGIYSGDTLRALIKELIGTRRFFDDHSSSGYVRKVGKGEVLYGPYTRKDFNGIGIERDFQATGEKGLPLKGIAWNHRQLDHVDKTTLKSNSDVPNLDSVGATDLYFVANQTDTARRFQITLREGAKVPLLYDPVQARYLPVSRWKTDKEKTTVGLQLPANGSVFVLLKKSKTVPAGATGKSVEEVNESRQTLELSGAWKVQFDPRRGGPAEPVLFDRLTDWTQNALESIRHYSGVATYLLNFNWKGAAGGGSLSHKIAFLTLGKVNNIAGIRLNGIDCGVAWTAPYQVDITKALKVGNNHLEIKVANTWSNRIIADQKLPASERQTWTTAPFNLEKRGPLPAGLLGPVRLIVEDVYPKDQ
- a CDS encoding FAD-binding oxidoreductase, translating into MLSSAISQLSRELSGYILQPGEAEYEAAIRIDNGRIQFRPRLIIFPAVIEDVRLGFKFAVTHNLPFSVKGGGHSAAGYCMNEGGVVMAMKNLNKITFNPKNESVTAEMGVIWYDVYKFMQETGTGLVPVGGGCPTVAPPGFMLGGGYSFVSRSYGMSIDNLLSLKIITPDGELRHIGVHSSAQDDIDLFWACRGGGGGNFGIVTEMEMRVRKPNSEKMLVGQIRYPLEQAEEVLGYYNDWVEGLPDAMAVYGYMGNQKDLIDKTTNIKVIGLTPVFNGDCKEGVDLLQGLLKLKPINADLYNMTLPEWEFYNGYTTIVDGRSSYIRSSVLPPKGMNNKVAKVIQDAMKHAPSPDSFAVWTHAGGAIEKVPADGTAYVHRQSRFIPEIKSIWDLNKPGDTLENVEWAYSFFEALSKAGNATGAYVNYIDPLLHDWQQQYYGSNYKRLMNIKKTIDPNNYFHFQQSVGSPFNPSKKLTDLSPLNRTQLIPDA
- a CDS encoding cupin domain-containing protein, which translates into the protein MTPQEIIDLLHLKPNPEEGGYYADTYTAAIKIPNRDLPGFAPTREERAICSAIYYFLEQNDFSAMHKVTGDMLYHFYNGDPVEMLLLYPEGFAKKSETCIFSGDLRICNNPMKLIPGGTWLGSRLLPKGSYALMGVTMSPGFNPADYTIGNRQELIRQYPEQAQLITALTRD
- a CDS encoding glycoside hydrolase family 2 TIM barrel-domain containing protein; translation: MNRRNNRTKIVKNQRAISGGCKTVITAMAAATLLCFSVTGAQAQLVDGTPTAISPQPTAGQLPPYEVPQTTSVNRDRSRATAYSFSTVEEALRGDRTASRYLSLNGTWDFKYCPAPKDTLSEMVRGFYKHKVDGWDTITVPSSMEMQSYGRPIYKSAVYPFRPVNPPYIPSEDNTVGCFQRTFTVPADWNGLNITLHFGGVSSCFKVWLNGRYVGYGEDSFLPSEFNITPYLKSGENRLSVQVIRWGDGAYLEDQDQWRLSGIQREVYLMAEPKLRIADFFYQTALDSSFTHAILKLRPRLENLTGDTVDPHAMFKVQLYDNRGKSCLKAPWQMQADSIVNESYPRLDNVKFGLMEVPVDHPHLWSDEDPYLYTLVFSLYDGKGRLLEAKSTKVGFRSVAFSKASGKLLINGKVTYLYGVNRPIHDPVKGKALSRADIRKDVQTIKRFNFNCIRTSHYPDDPYFYDLCDQYGILVIDEANLETHGLGSKLSNDPRWTAAYLERVTRMVNRDKNHPSVIIWSLGNESGRGPNHAAMAGWVHDFDITRPVHYEPAQGTPQAKGYIPPGDPRYPKPVDHSHRLQNPVDQPYVDIVSRMYPGIFTPALLAGQKNGDNRPIFFVEYSHAMGNSNGNLSEFWDIFRSTKRVIGGCIWEFKDQGLLKRTGEGKPYYAYGGDFGEKYYDDFTIKGIVAADGRPKAAIYECKHVFQPVHCSWADTGHYTVSILNRSAQQDLSKYAGELTLLRDGKAIAHKSIPGSLAGLRAGGQRNVALASWLTPLIKDTAGHEYLLNIRWTLKKETLWAPSGFEIAQDQLAITGPVVRTAASGPALLAKPVEKKEKYAALKIQETVSHYLLRGDGFEASFSRENGAMDGYNRGGVDFVKAPLMPHFSRPLTDNDRRGWKSDKLLAPWYHPEIRLKDIRVLPPEAGTAATGQITLQSDYSVLGGKASVVVTYRIYPDGLIHVQQQFRPLQKGLPDLPKIGMQMGIEERLSHISWYGRGPLANYIDRRTGFMAGIYQMPLASAAFMEPYVVPQESANRTDVRWMYLASAKKPSSGGLGLRVVADSLLSMSAWPYTEANINKARHTTDLENAGYITLNIDLKQMGVGGNDSWSPIAMPLPEYMIPAKNYQYGFYLIPDIGISGPVKYKRQ
- a CDS encoding AraC family transcriptional regulator; its protein translation is MKPQFHKVPLLANSSYVARHEYKRQQTETSWHYHPEMELVYIKRGSGSRYIGNNISPFAAGEVILLGENIPHIWRFNKDNSAKSFQMDAEALSIHFHQECLGKDIFQLQEAYLLPRLFEKAKSGLLIEGDARAKVATLMQEALEATNLDRIIILLKILKTLAESSDLSPICISHNVPPKSSEYDQARLNEICAYTLSNYKNDITLEEISAISHLSTTSFCRYFKSMTKKTYYNFLNEIRVSQACKLLIEDKIPTNIICFESGFNNISNFYRHFKKVTGVTPFEYKKKYLSC
- a CDS encoding aceric acid hydrolase yields the protein MKKSKFGSVRINVRSTFVIYACLMLLLLFTSTARSQGLDQKAGITDTKNSPFAKLEGVPMQDVQWTSGFWADWFKVCDTSMIPNMWHLFNNDTLSHGYKNFKIAAGLDTGIHIGPPFMDGDFLKWLEGAAAVYAHTKSPELGKLMDGIIRVIAKAQRPDGYLGTQVQITAREHPDSLKVFGDTLSFEAYNLGHLMTTACVYYRATGKTTLLNVAEKAAGFLQQYYTHSSPTLARSAICPAHYMGVIELYRTTGKKKYLELAQKLMDLRDGVTNGTDQNQDRIPFRQQKTAVGHAVRANYLYAGAADVFLETGDSSLIKPLGAIWQDVVNRKMYITGGCGALYDGVSPDGTSYHPSEIQQVAQAYGRPYQLPNYTAHDETCANIGNMLWNWRMLQITADEKYADVLERTLYNSVLSGISLDGKTFLYANPLAYNRSQPFTLRWSELPRDPYIGYSFCCPPNVVRTIAEASDYLYGIGKDGLYLHLYGANQLSTKTADGETISIHEVTNYPWNGNIMLALKKMPEGLFTVHLRIPGWAHEASIRVNGKEVTGDIVAGSYFPLTRKWKSGDTIELELPMEVKLMAANPLVEANRGQVAIQRGPIVYCLESKDLPAGTDITDVTIDKNSEWVTRQIQIGPQQITTLETTAYLKPEAKNKNALYYPLTNKASRPVKVRLIPYYSWENRGRADMEVWLPLAAK